The genomic DNA CTCTGGCCGGTGATGCCAAAGGCGTAATTGTCCTGGCTGCCGTCGGCATTCTTCACATAGGTATTGGTCTTGACGCCGTTGCTGTAGGTCGTGGTCGACGTAGTGCCGTCCGCCTTCTGCACCACCTCGCTGGTGAGGCTGCCGGCGGCATTGTACCAATCGGTCGTCTTGGTGCCGTCCGTGGTCTGAGTGAGCTTGAAGGCGAGGCTGCCGTCGCTGTGCAGGCGCGTCAGGCTGGTGAGGAAGCCGGTGGCGCTGTAGACGTCGTGCTCGGTCGTGTAGTTCTGGTCCGTGATGTTGTAGGTCCAGACATCCTTGCTGTGGTCGGCGTGATAGGCCGTCTCGACCAGCTTCACGCCGGCAGCGCTGTAGGTGGTGATCACGCTGCTGCCGTCGCTGTTGTAGACCTGCGTCGAGTCCAGCGAGCCGTCGGCATGGCTGCGGGTCACCGAGGTGACCTTGCCCGAGGCGTCGAGATGCTGAACCTGGGTGGTGAAGCTCTTGCCCGTGATGCCGTAGGTGTAATTGTCCTGCGTCCCGTCGGCATTCTTGACATAGGCGGCGGTCTTCACGCCGCTCGTGTAGAGCGTGGTGGAGTAATAGCCGTCGGACTTCTGGACGACTTCGCTCAGAAGGGTGCCGGCGGTGTTGTAGGTGTCGGTGGTCCTGGTTGCGTCGGTGCCGACGTGAACGAACTTCGTCTTCACGCCGCCCGTGTAGCTGATCAGGTCCTTGGAGCCGTCGGTGTAGGCCACGGTGGTCGAGGTCGGCTGCCCGCTCGAATTCAGGCCGGTATCCGACTTCGACACGAGCGCTCCGCTGGAACTATAAGTCTTCGTGCTGCTCCAGGTCGCGGCCGAGTTCGTCACCGAGAACGAGTAGCCGCCCTGGATCTTGGAGAGGGCGCTGCCGTAATGGGCAATGATGTAGTCCATGGTCGCCTTGGAGGCGACGGGCAGGACGTGCGAGCCGGTCAGCGTGATGGTCTGCAGTGCCGTCGACTCGCTGAGGTCGGACAGTTGCGGCACGATCTCGGCGGCCGAGCCGCTGACGGTGGTCCTCGTGTCCGGCGGAGTCGACGTGGCCGGGGGCGCGTCGATCTCGATGATCAGCGGGTGGTCGCTGACCGGAATCGTGATCGAGCTGACGTCGGTGTAGCTGGCGATCGCCGTGGTTCCCGTCAGGGTGTCGTACACCTTCACCGAATGATGCACGCCGCCGAGATTCACGGTGACCGTCTGGGCGGTGTTTGACACCTCGCTATCGGTGGAATCGTTCCAGAGCTTCGGCTCCGCCCACACGACGAGCTCGTAGGCGCCGTTGCTCTTGCCGAGCACCATGCTGTTGCCGGTCGCCGGCATGTTGCTCAGGGTGTAGTTCAACGGATCAGTCGGCTGCAGGCTGCCCTTGCCGTCGTCGGCCAGAATGGTCGTCAAATTGTGGATGGCGGTGGCGGCGAGCTTCGGCGAGCCGTCGGAATTGAACAATCCGAAATTGGCCTCGGGATTGGTATTGCCGGCGGACGAGTCGCGATCGAACAGCTCGTAGAGATAGGTGGCGCTCACGCCGGCCTTGTAGGCATCGACCAGGGTGTTGAGGATCGATTTGGCCTGCACCGTCTCGTCGACGCCGAGATATTGGGTGTTGGCCTGGGTGGTGTAGCCGGTCTCGGTGATGACGACGGGCTTGCCCGGCGCCGCGGTCATGACGGCGCTCAGCGTTGCCGAAATCGAGCTGCCGGTCGTCAGGCTGGTGCTGACATAGGCATGGGCGTTGGCGTAGTCGACCGAGCCCGACATGTTGCCGAGCTGGCTGTAGCCTTGCGGATCGTTGTAGGCCAGTGACAGATTGTAGACGGGGATGCTGCCGAGCGTGGCGTTGGCATTGACGGCCTGGTAGAGCGCGCTCTGGAACTGGGCCGCGGCGCTGAGGCTCGAGCTGCCATTGTAGCTGAAGGGCTGGTGATTGGCCTCGTTGAGCCCTTCGATGGCGCTGATGCTGCCCGGATGGCTCACCGCGAACTTCTCGAGCGAGGCGATGTAGTTCTGCAGTCCGGTTGTGCCGGTCTGGGGCAGGGCGGACGACACCAGGAAGTCGAACTTGTAGCCGGCGGCGGCCAGGCCATCGACGACGGGTTGCGCAGCCGGGCTGGTCCCCATCGCGTCGCGGAGGTGGGTGACGCCGAGATACTCGAGGTCGTCGACCATCAGCGCGAGATTGTTGTAGCCGGTCCACCCGAAGCCGGCGTGGGTGTTGACGCCAATGGAGTTGATGAAGCCGCTGGCGGACAGGATGGTTTGATCGGACATTGCACACTCGATTTCAGCGCGAACGAAATTGCTCGCAGGATTTGCGTTCAAGCTTCTCTGTCGAGTGTGAATTTCAGATAAAAACGAAGCTGCAAATCGCGAGCGAAACGCGGTTCCTTGTGCAGGAACAGACTTGCTCGGCAGCAGCAGAATATCGATGCGATGCCGGTTCAGCGTGGCGCGAGGAAGGCGCTTTCAAGATTTTCGCGATTTGCACTGCTGAATGTATGCGCAGGCGGCGCGAAGGATTTCGTACGACGGGTGTTGCGACGCCGCGATGTGGCGCTCGTGTCCGCCGTTCGGAGTATCTTCGCCTCGTGCTTTCGCGCAGCTCGCACTCTGTCCTGCACGGGAAGTTCGTGGATGCCGCTTCCATGGGCGGTTAAACCCCATGATTTACCCGTAGGAGTTGTGGATGCTCAGGGATGCGGCAGGAGCGCGTTGCTGAGGGCCCGTTCCGCACCGGAACCCGATCTGCATCGCAAGAGGTGCGAGGATCAGCCGCGGCGGGCCGGCATCAGAAAGTCCCCGCGCCATCCAATGACCGCGGTCGCAATCGCTGCGATCACGATCTTGCCGGCGAGCCATGTCGCGGGCTCCGTCGGCATCGAGCCGAGCGATCCGATCAGGATCGCGGCCACCAGGGCCTGCATGACGAGCGGCCAGCGCGGGAATGCCTCAAAGCGCAGGGTCGGACCGAGTGCGACCAGCATGGTCGCGAGCGTGGCGACCGCAGCGCAGCCGACTGCGCCGCGCGGGGACAGGCCGACCGAGGTCGCAACCAGCGCGAAGGCGACGACAAGAGCGAGCTGGCCGGCCGCGACGAGGACCAGCCTGGTCGCCAGCTTCTCGAGATGGGGGACGACCGCGATCGTCGCCTGCAGATGGGTGTGCAGGAAATAGAAGGCGGCGACCATTGGCGCCGTCTCGAGAAAGCCGGCCAGGCTCGCCTGCGGCACCAGGATATGGGCTGCATCTGGAATGAATCCAATCAGTCCGCCGAGCAGCACCAGGGTGGTGCAGATCATGAATTCGAACATCCGCCGCGCCGACTGCACCGATTTTGCGCCGCTTGCGTGCTCGAAATCGTGGACCACCTCGGGATAGCTCACGGTGTGGATCGCCGCATTGAGAACCCAGAAGGGACGTTGCAGCAGGTCGAGCGCCATCGAAAATCCGGCCCCGGCCCCCGTCGCGCCCAGCCGGCCGATGACGATGACACGGAGCAGCACCGGCACCGACAAATGGATGACGGACGCGCCCGCCGCAAGCATGCCGTAGCGGGAGAATTCCTTCCAGTCGGCCAGCATCCTCTGCAACGACACGCGCTCCATCGGCGTGCGATAGGCGGCAAGGCCGGCGAGGAGGCCCAGGGCGTGCCCCGACGCGATGCCGAGCAGCGCCGCTTCGGCCGTTCCCGAGATCACGCCTCCGGCGACGGCACCGGCCAGAAGGGCGGTGGCACGCAGCGCCAGAAGCACGGAGGCGATGCCGAGCCGGTCGGACAGGCGGATCGACAGGAAATAGAGATCCGTCAGTCCCTGGAGGACGGAGATGCTCAGGCCCAGCGCGATAATCCCTCTCGGCAGCACGCTGGTCAGCGACGCGCAGCTCCCGACCACGACGAGCGCGGCCGCGCTCGTCAGGCCGGCCGCAAGCAGCGACCACCTCAGCCGGGCCGCCTCGTCCTCCTTGGCTGCCGCCAGAAAACGCAGTCCGGCCAGCTGCAGCCATTCGAACATCAGCACGCAGAGCAATTGGCTCGAGGCCAGCGCGAGGGAAAAGTTGGTGTAGTCGGCGGCGGGCAGCAGATGGCTGATCGCGAAGATCAGGATGATCGCCGCGGCGCTCTGATAGACGTAGCCCGCCATCGCGAACAGGCGTGTCATCGCGGAATGAGGCGCTCCTTACCGACGATCGCCGCTCCCTGCGGCGCTTCGGCCGTTGCTGCGCGCACCTGCGACATCCGCTGCTCGCGCAATTGTTCATACAGGTTCTTGTATGAAGACAGCACGTCCGAGAAGATCCACTTGTTGGTATCGGCGATCAGGCGCCGGCTGATCTCGTCGATCTTGTGCGGGTCGGCTGCGACCGCGAGCATGCTCTTGGCCAGGGATTGCGGATCGGCTTCGGTCAGCCAGCCGGTCACCCCGTGCTGGATGACCTCGGGCATGCCGCCGAAGCGCGTTCCGAGCAGCGGCCTGCCGGCCGCCTTGGCATCTGCGACGACCAGGGGACCGGGGTCGTGCCAGATGGAGGGCGCGACCACCACGTCGACCTGCTTGTAGAAATCGTCCGGCGCCACGAAGCCCATGAACTCGATTCGCGCATCCGGCGCGAGCGTCCTGAGGCGTCGCTGCTCCTCGTCGCTGACTCGGCCGGCGATCATCATGCGGATGCGATCCGGGGGCAGCAGCGCCAGAGCTCGCATCAAATTGTCGATGCCTTTTTCCTCGGTGAGGCGGCCGATGAATCCGAACGTCACCTCGGTGGTGCAAATCGGACGGGGATAGGGCGACTGCGGCGGCTCGGTCGAGGCATTGCGGATCACGGTGCGGATCGGCGTCTCCGCGAACATGCCCATATCGGTATGAATGGACAGGACGCGCTCGCTCACGCCGACCACGGCGCTGAGCCAGTGCGTGGCACGCTTGCGATGAAAGGTCAGAATTCCGCAGCTCGTGCAGGTGTGCTCGCAGGATCGTCCGTGGTCGAAGCGGGAGCAGCGCGGACAGGTCAGGTAATAGTCGTGAAGCGTATGAAGCACGGGAACGCCGAGCTGGGCGGCGACGCGCCAGATCGCGGTGGTGAGGCCCGACAGATTGTTGGAGTGCAGCACGTCCGGCTTGAAGGCCCGGATACGTTCCGCGATCAAGGGTGCCTGCATCTGCCAGTCGTCGATTGCGTGCCAGATGCTGCGCAATGCGATGTTCTTCTGCTCCGTGAAGGGCAGATACACGTTCCGCACCGGAGCGGAGTAGATGTTGATGCCGTCGCAGGTTTCCGGGGCCTGCTCGGGGGTGGATGCGGCCCGGATCACTTCCACCTCGTCACCGCGTTGCACCAGGCCTTCGGCGAAACGGCGGGCGAAGATCTCCGCGCCGCCGACGATCTTGGGTGCCTGAGGCGTCGGATAAAGCGTGGATGTCAAAAGAACTTTCATCGCGTCAACCTCATGTCTGCAAAATCGGCTCTACCGCGCCGGCCTGATCTCCAGGGTGGGAACGGCACTGTCATTGGCTGCAATCAGAACAGGTGTGCTCGAGACGGGAATCCAGACCCCGGACGCAGGCTTCGCCGCCTGGTCGCATGGCATCGCAAAGCTTGCGCCTTGCTGATCTCCCTTGAGCCGAATTTCGTAGCGCCGGTCCGGAGCCTCGGACCAGACGGCAATTCTGCCGCCGGAGGCCGTCGATGCATTGATCGACACGACGCCGCTGGCGAGCTCGCGTCGCTCGGCACTCAGGCTGGAGCGAATGAAGGCCCAGGCGCCTTGAGCCGCGCAGGCGACCGGCTTTGGCGAATTGTCGAAACGATAGAGCCCGAAATTGTCCTCCAGCTCGGACGGATTCTTTCCACTGTCCTTGAGCTCATAGAGCCACATGCCCTTGAGCCAGCGGGCCGCGGTCGACGCCCACAGGATGAGCTGCGCTGTATTGTCGGCCTGGGCCTGCTCACTGACGCCGCATTTGTTGCTGGCTGTGGTCCAGCCCGTCTCGGTGACATAGATCGGGAAGTTGGGGTTTCCGCTTGCCTGGCCGACGAGGCGGTGAAACGCCGTGAGCCGGTCGATGATCTCGGCCGAGGTGCGTTTGCTCGGGCCCATGCAGAAATTGTAGAGATGGATCGAAGCGCCGTCGGCATATTGAAGGATGCCGGTTCGCAGCATCTTCTCCGTCCATGTCCAGCCCGGATCGTCGCCGAGCGCGCCGACCAGGAAAGGCGCATTCGGTGCAACCCGCTTGACCGCCGGCCGCGCGACTTGCGCGAGCGCCAGATAGTTCTCCGGCGAGAACGCGGCGTCTTTCTTCGCCGCCAGATTCCATTCGTTCCAGAGTTCGAAGAGTGGGTGCTGCGGCAGGACCGATTGCGCCGCCGCCGCCGCATAATCGGCGAACCGCTGCCGCGCCTCATCGGTCGTCGGCGGCGTGGAATTCGGGACCAGATGATGGCCGAACGCAAGGATCAGAAGGGGGCGGGCGACGCCGGACCTGACTTGCGATTCCAGCCGGCTGAGCCTGGGCGTGAACCCCATCCGGCGTCCCCCCACCTCGAAATCGGACCAGGGAAAATCGTCGCGGAAGGCGTTGAGGCCAAGCTGCTTGATCTGGGTGACGTTCTCCGCAGGCACGTATCCGCGCGGGCTCACCGGGCCACCCAGGCCCTGATGCGTGCCGACCCCCAGCAGGAATCGGGCATCGAGCGGCTGCGCCTGCTGTGCGCAGACGGAGACCGGCAGGAAAACGGATGCGATGAGGCTCGCGAGGCGGAGACTGTCGCGAACCAAGGTGCGTGCGAATAGTCGAGCCATCAGAAATTCTTGGAGAGATCCGATTGCAGTCCCGCCTTCGCCGCGACCGGCGTCCCTTCGTTCTGGAGCAGCTCGAGATAGACCTGCTGCAACTGCCCATGCGTCTTCTGAACGTCATAGAGTTGCTTGAACCGGTCGTAGCCGCGCTGTCCCAGCACCTTGAGATCGAAATCGAGCGCCCGCCGAAAACCGTCGACGAGCGGCTGAACGGCGACGGGCTCGCAAAGCACGCCGGTGACGCCGTCGACGACGATCTCGGGCAATGCTCCGCTGCGGAACGCCAGGATGGGTTTTGCTGCGCGCATCGCTTCCAGGGCAACGAGGCCGAAGGCCTCCCATCGTGACGGGATCACGACGAGATCGGCAGCCTCGAGCTGGGTCTCGATGGTCGGGCGGTCGAGCCAGCCCAGCAGGGACACGTTAGGCGGGACGCTCGGGCCTTCATATTTGTTGACGACGGAGGCGCCGATCATACGGACATCAAGTACGTCTTCGAGTTCGCGCGCCGCCTCGATCAGGAGATCGAAGCCCTTCTGACGGTCCAGGCGCCCGATGAAGAGAACCTTGACCTTCTTGGAGGTCCAGTCTGCCGCGACGGGCTGCGGCGAGCGCGTCTTCGAGATGCCGTTATGGACGAGCGTGAGGCGGTCGGCGGGAATTCCCGCCCGGACGGCTTCGTTGAACTCGTCGCCGGAGATGCAGATGATTCGGTCCGACGTTCGTGCGAGCAGGTTCTCCGCCGCCTTCGTCACCACGTGACTGAGCCGGCCGGTCTGGCGCGAAAACGCCCAGCCGTGCGGACAATAGACGACGCGCGGTCCGTCCGAGCGGGCCGCAAGCGCAGGGCGGAGCACGAGGCCCGCGAACGAGGAATGCAGGTGCACGACATCAGGACGGAAGGCATCCAGGGCCTGCATGCTCGCGCGCAGCATCTGGAAGAGTCCGGCGACGCCGCGGCTGGGTCGTTCGAACGTCGTAATGTGATTGTCATCGACCCCTGGAAGATCGCGACGATGATCCGACGGCACGACATAATGCACATTGTCCGCGCCGAAGCTTGCCTGTTGCTGGGGATGCAACTCGTTCAGGTAGCTCGCAATCCCGCCCCGAATCGTCTCGGCGATGTGCAGCACTTTCATCGTTTGCCTCGCATAAGGCTGCGTCGGAGAGCCGGACATCGTGTATCCCTGTTCTGTGTTCGCTAGTGCGAAACACAGTTCCTCGAATACGTAGCGATAATGGGGCAGCGATGTGGTGATGTTGCGCCATGATCATTCGCGTGCGTGCGATCGCTGTAAAAGCGAAAGAAATGTCATGGAACCATGCATCAGGCAGCAAGTTGCAAAAGGTTTGTGCAGGAACCATTGCGCGCAACGGGCGAGTCGTGTCGAATTTCAAGCAGCGCTGGCGACGTTTGCCGGGCCTGCGAGATGATCGAGCAGGGCCTTCGCCGATTTCTTCCACGAATAGAATGCAACGCGATCGTGCTGCCGCATGCGTTCCTGATCGGAGACGGCACCCGTTGCCAGTCTTTCGAGCATGAGCTGCTTCAGCGCTTCGGCATCGCTGGCGCTAAAATACGCAGCGGCGTCGCCGCATGTCTCCACGACGGCATCGGCCGTCGAGGCAATGACCGGGCAACCGAAGATCATGGCTTCGAGTGGCGGCACGCCAAAACCCTCATAGAGCGAAGGGAATACGAACGCCG from Bradyrhizobium sp. CCBAU 53351 includes the following:
- a CDS encoding glycosyltransferase, with the translated sequence MKVLHIAETIRGGIASYLNELHPQQQASFGADNVHYVVPSDHRRDLPGVDDNHITTFERPSRGVAGLFQMLRASMQALDAFRPDVVHLHSSFAGLVLRPALAARSDGPRVVYCPHGWAFSRQTGRLSHVVTKAAENLLARTSDRIICISGDEFNEAVRAGIPADRLTLVHNGISKTRSPQPVAADWTSKKVKVLFIGRLDRQKGFDLLIEAARELEDVLDVRMIGASVVNKYEGPSVPPNVSLLGWLDRPTIETQLEAADLVVIPSRWEAFGLVALEAMRAAKPILAFRSGALPEIVVDGVTGVLCEPVAVQPLVDGFRRALDFDLKVLGQRGYDRFKQLYDVQKTHGQLQQVYLELLQNEGTPVAAKAGLQSDLSKNF
- a CDS encoding glycosyltransferase family 4 protein, whose protein sequence is MKVLLTSTLYPTPQAPKIVGGAEIFARRFAEGLVQRGDEVEVIRAASTPEQAPETCDGINIYSAPVRNVYLPFTEQKNIALRSIWHAIDDWQMQAPLIAERIRAFKPDVLHSNNLSGLTTAIWRVAAQLGVPVLHTLHDYYLTCPRCSRFDHGRSCEHTCTSCGILTFHRKRATHWLSAVVGVSERVLSIHTDMGMFAETPIRTVIRNASTEPPQSPYPRPICTTEVTFGFIGRLTEEKGIDNLMRALALLPPDRIRMMIAGRVSDEEQRRLRTLAPDARIEFMGFVAPDDFYKQVDVVVAPSIWHDPGPLVVADAKAAGRPLLGTRFGGMPEVIQHGVTGWLTEADPQSLAKSMLAVAADPHKIDEISRRLIADTNKWIFSDVLSSYKNLYEQLREQRMSQVRAATAEAPQGAAIVGKERLIPR
- a CDS encoding RHS repeat protein; translation: MSDQTILSASGFINSIGVNTHAGFGWTGYNNLALMVDDLEYLGVTHLRDAMGTSPAAQPVVDGLAAAGYKFDFLVSSALPQTGTTGLQNYIASLEKFAVSHPGSISAIEGLNEANHQPFSYNGSSSLSAAAQFQSALYQAVNANATLGSIPVYNLSLAYNDPQGYSQLGNMSGSVDYANAHAYVSTSLTTGSSISATLSAVMTAAPGKPVVITETGYTTQANTQYLGVDETVQAKSILNTLVDAYKAGVSATYLYELFDRDSSAGNTNPEANFGLFNSDGSPKLAATAIHNLTTILADDGKGSLQPTDPLNYTLSNMPATGNSMVLGKSNGAYELVVWAEPKLWNDSTDSEVSNTAQTVTVNLGGVHHSVKVYDTLTGTTAIASYTDVSSITIPVSDHPLIIEIDAPPATSTPPDTRTTVSGSAAEIVPQLSDLSESTALQTITLTGSHVLPVASKATMDYIIAHYGSALSKIQGGYSFSVTNSAATWSSTKTYSSSGALVSKSDTGLNSSGQPTSTTVAYTDGSKDLISYTGGVKTKFVHVGTDATRTTDTYNTAGTLLSEVVQKSDGYYSTTLYTSGVKTAAYVKNADGTQDNYTYGITGKSFTTQVQHLDASGKVTSVTRSHADGSLDSTQVYNSDGSSVITTYSAAGVKLVETAYHADHSKDVWTYNITDQNYTTEHDVYSATGFLTSLTRLHSDGSLAFKLTQTTDGTKTTDWYNAAGSLTSEVVQKADGTTSTTTYSNGVKTNTYVKNADGSQDNYAFGITGQSYTTLIQHVDPSGKVTAVTRKHADGTLDYTQIIYADGGSVVTNYDAAGTRTKETDFHADGSKDVFLFNITGQSYTTEHDIYDATGFLTTLIRKHADGSMAFKLVQTADGTKTTDWYDANGVLTSEVFQKPSGYSSTTVYTNGVKTAAYITNADQSHDNYSYNITGQSYTTQYQHLDPTGQTTEVTRWHADNSLDYTQIINSDGSSVVTNYDASGVKKTETDYHADGSKDVFQFNVVGQTYANEHDTYDSTGFLTNIVRTHADNSLAFTLEQSANGTKTSDWYDAHGVITSEVTTKLDGYSSTTVYTGGVKTAAYIKNADGTSDNWNYNVTGQSYTTQHQHLDASGKLVDLTRTHADGTLDYTQVIHDDGSKLTDIYSSAGVKTQEIANNTDGSKDVFLFNFNGQTGTTQHENYNSASALQYFDQTKTDGTHNVTAVASGVTIQGGAGNDVFSASPNATTIAYDHGQDQILNFQAGDGTTHDVVQISKLLAADYSHLQITQSGTNALITFSATDSILLKNVYVSSLTSHDFLFV